A single genomic interval of Schistocerca americana isolate TAMUIC-IGC-003095 chromosome 2, iqSchAmer2.1, whole genome shotgun sequence harbors:
- the LOC124594449 gene encoding uncharacterized protein LOC124594449: MRRASVIPRYFRVEAEAEGNKQISHEASHRLRVNMYNLGSRVLSAVMDVFSYGSRSTIHLLRLLIAAQKMRKRLTPAVLPHKFYYTLRSLLDSINDVAIKQLAVSYAKPLKPHLDAHELYFLRSRRHKTRTYICCPKGVCSYDKM, encoded by the exons GAAGCTGAGGCAGAAGGCAACAAGCAAATTTCTCATGAGGCATCCCATCGCTTGAGAGTCAACATGTACAATTTAGGAAGCAGAGTGCTGAGTGCAGTTATGGATGTATTTTCATATGGGTCACGTTCAACTATTCACCTGCTGAGGCTTCTGATAGCTGCCCAGAAGATGCGCAAGAGGCTTACACCAGCTGTGCTTCCACACAAATTTTATTACACACTACGCAGTCTGCTTGATTCCATAAATGATGTTGCTATAAAGCAACTAGCTGTCTCTTACGCCAA GCCATTAAAACCTCACTTGGATGCACATGAACTTTATTTCCTAAGATCAAGAAGGCATAAAACCAGAACTTACATCTGTTGTCCAAAAGGTGTATGCAGCTATGATAAAATGTGA